The Selenomonadales bacterium genomic interval AACGTCCTCGGCATGGTACGTCAATGGCAGACGCTCTTTTTTGACAAGCACTATTCCGCCACGACCCTTCCCGCCTTCGACTTCGCAGGATTCGTTCGTTCCTGCGGTGCGACTGCCCATGAAGTCAAGACGAGAGAAGACTTCTCTGCCGCGTTTGATGCAGCGCGCAACTCGCATACGGTCAATGTCATCATCGCCGACATCGACTCCGACGAGAAAGTAAAACCAATGACAGCCCCGAACCAAAGCGTAGACGAATTCGTCCTGATATGACAAAGAAGAGGCAAAAAACGCCTCTTCTTTTTTTCATATTTGCGATACCAAGTTACAGGATTCTGCCGACGGTATCAAGAATAAGTAAAGTATCTTGTAGGATAAAAGGGAGGAACCGAAAATGATCGGTATGACAAGACAAGAGATTGAACAGATTTTCGATGACTGGTATCAAAACAATCCCGAAACCATCGAGCGCTGTCTTCAAGGTGTAGGACGCGCCTCCGACTGCGGCGACGATGTGATCGAGATGATCTCCAAGGTTATGGGGGCGATCGGCACGACCGTCGCACTCGCCGCGTTCAAAGATTTCATGGTTCTCTACAACGAACGCCTCGAGCAACAGATCGAAGAACTGGTAGAAGCCAAGATCGCAGAACGCATCAAAGGATAACGATTTTTTGTAGGATTATGAAAAATTTTTTGTAGGATTATAAAAAATTCTTGAAGGAATTTTCCCAGTCGTGGCGAATAAAAATTTTATGTCGTATAATAATCTCACTATTTCATAATACGAGGGAGTGTCAGAATGAAAAAAGTATGTACTAATTGGGCAGCTACCTTTACTTCGGACTTAGTTAGTGCGAAGTACTGGGATGAATTCAAACAGAATGCTACGAATGCTGCAGCTGAAATTCACGAAGTGAACAGCTGGGCAGAAGCGCAGGCAAAAGTTCTTGAACTCATTGCAGATCAAAAAGCAACGAAAATTTGCGGTGTTGGCCATGAAGAAAATGCAGAAGTTGCAAAAA includes:
- a CDS encoding acetolactate synthase, large subunit, biosynthetic type, which produces NVLGMVRQWQTLFFDKHYSATTLPAFDFAGFVRSCGATAHEVKTREDFSAAFDAARNSHTVNVIIADIDSDEKVKPMTAPNQSVDEFVLI